Proteins co-encoded in one Christiangramia fulva genomic window:
- a CDS encoding sensor histidine kinase: MRNRFSFFRDGIKDRAGVQYLLGVGSVSIVALICNSIFGEAEYHVVALILLLVVSILAMFLDVLPIISAAVMSALLWNFLFIPPEFTFSISTPQDALLFLMYFVIAVINGFFTSKIRKMENISNQRKEREKTLELYNTLFNSLSHELKTPIATIIGSVDVLKNNREQISTEVKEDIYNEIEIASQRLNRQVEHFLDMSRLDSDYIKIQPDWYDLDEIIHLVINANWDETSEHSIVLVQENEIPLLKIDGPLVEQILYNIVHNAVQYTPPGSKILIGRSVEQGKMSISIKDNGYGFPEDKLGLVFQKFYRLPNTRTGGTGLGLSIAQGFAKAHNGQISLKNLPEGGAEFIIEIPCEINYYKTTEDETR; the protein is encoded by the coding sequence TTGCGAAATAGATTTTCCTTTTTCAGAGACGGTATAAAAGACCGGGCAGGAGTACAGTATTTGCTTGGGGTTGGTTCTGTAAGCATTGTGGCCCTTATTTGTAATTCTATATTTGGTGAGGCCGAATATCATGTGGTTGCTCTTATCCTGCTCCTTGTGGTTTCGATTTTAGCAATGTTTCTGGATGTTCTTCCAATTATATCGGCTGCGGTAATGAGTGCTTTACTGTGGAATTTCTTATTTATTCCACCAGAATTTACCTTTAGTATAAGTACTCCCCAGGATGCGCTGCTTTTCCTGATGTATTTTGTCATAGCTGTTATCAACGGATTTTTTACTTCCAAGATCCGGAAAATGGAAAATATTTCGAATCAGCGAAAGGAACGGGAAAAAACTCTGGAACTTTACAACACTCTTTTCAATTCACTTTCCCACGAATTAAAGACACCTATTGCGACCATTATAGGCTCGGTAGATGTTTTAAAGAATAACCGGGAACAGATTTCCACAGAAGTAAAAGAGGATATTTACAATGAGATCGAGATTGCCAGTCAGCGTTTGAACCGACAGGTAGAACATTTTTTGGATATGAGTAGGCTGGATAGCGATTACATTAAGATCCAGCCCGATTGGTATGATCTTGATGAGATTATTCATCTTGTTATTAATGCTAATTGGGATGAAACTTCTGAACATTCTATCGTTCTGGTACAGGAAAATGAAATTCCGCTTTTAAAAATAGACGGTCCGCTTGTAGAACAAATTCTTTATAATATAGTTCATAATGCGGTGCAGTATACTCCTCCCGGTTCAAAAATTTTAATAGGAAGAAGCGTTGAACAGGGAAAAATGAGTATCAGTATAAAAGATAATGGCTATGGTTTTCCTGAAGACAAATTAGGACTCGTATTTCAAAAATTTTATAGGCTTCCAAATACCCGAACTGGGGGGACAGGTTTGGGACTTTCTATCGCGCAGGGATTTGCCAAAGCTCATAATGGCCAAATATCACTGAAAAACCTGCCCGAAGGAGGAGCGGAATTTATAATTGAAATTCCATGTGAAATAAATTATTATAAAACTACCGAAGATGAAACAAGGTGA
- a CDS encoding response regulator — protein sequence MKQGEILVIDDEPQIRKLLKISLESNNYKVIAASTATEGINLAANHAPDLIILDLGLPDKDGHEVLVELRQWFERAIIILSVQNAEMDIIKALDNGATDYLSKPFRTGELLARIRASLRLNRSEEITPAIKTGNLEIDLVFKTVKLNDELVKLTSTEYNLMALFAQNLGKVLTHQYLLKEIWGPGAASETQYIRVYVAQLRKKIEIDPNQPQHLITISGVGYRFL from the coding sequence ATGAAACAAGGTGAGATCCTGGTAATTGATGATGAACCACAAATAAGAAAATTATTAAAAATTTCTCTGGAAAGTAATAATTATAAAGTGATCGCTGCTTCCACAGCGACTGAAGGAATCAATCTTGCTGCAAATCATGCTCCAGATTTGATAATCCTTGATTTAGGATTACCCGATAAGGATGGGCATGAGGTTTTAGTGGAACTAAGGCAATGGTTCGAGAGAGCTATCATTATTCTCTCGGTACAAAATGCTGAAATGGATATTATAAAAGCTTTAGATAACGGTGCCACTGATTACTTATCCAAACCCTTCAGGACCGGTGAATTGTTAGCGAGGATCAGGGCTTCCTTACGGTTAAACCGTTCAGAAGAAATAACGCCCGCTATAAAAACAGGAAATCTGGAAATTGACCTTGTTTTCAAAACCGTCAAATTAAATGATGAATTAGTTAAACTTACTTCTACTGAATACAATTTAATGGCGCTCTTCGCCCAGAATTTGGGAAAAGTTTTGACTCATCAGTATCTTTTAAAAGAAATATGGGGGCCTGGAGCTGCGAGTGAAACGCAATATATCAGGGTGTATGTAGCGCAGCTAAGGAAAAAAATAGAAATCGATCCCAATCAGCCGCAACATCTTATCACAATAAGTGGGGTTGGGTATAGATTCCTGTAA
- a CDS encoding potassium channel family protein, with amino-acid sequence MKYIIVGLGNFGASLAEKLSSLGNEVIGVDVSMPRIESLKNKITHVISLDATDKDAVMSLPYKDADTTIIAIGEDPGASILATAVMQQLHVKRLISRAISPLQQLVLEAMGVREIIHPEEETADRWSMKLNMPGVYDSFELNPQHNVVEVEVPSAFDGKSLQELSLRKNYNLIVLTTMKYIKEKNKLGIETSQIDVQDLASAKTVLHEGDLMVVYGHTKNIKKLIKSFS; translated from the coding sequence ATGAAGTATATCATCGTAGGTCTTGGCAACTTTGGAGCTTCTCTCGCCGAAAAATTATCGTCTTTAGGGAATGAAGTGATTGGAGTAGATGTTAGTATGCCCCGAATTGAAAGTTTAAAAAATAAAATTACCCATGTGATCAGCCTTGATGCAACCGATAAAGATGCGGTCATGAGCCTGCCTTATAAAGATGCAGATACTACCATAATTGCCATTGGAGAGGATCCCGGAGCCAGTATCCTGGCCACTGCCGTAATGCAGCAACTTCATGTTAAACGTTTGATCAGCAGGGCGATATCGCCACTTCAACAACTTGTTTTAGAGGCTATGGGCGTTCGTGAGATCATTCATCCTGAAGAAGAAACTGCAGATAGATGGTCTATGAAATTAAATATGCCTGGAGTGTATGATAGTTTTGAGCTTAACCCCCAACATAATGTGGTGGAGGTGGAGGTCCCTTCAGCCTTTGATGGGAAGTCATTACAGGAATTGTCCCTTCGGAAAAATTACAATCTTATCGTTCTCACCACCATGAAGTATATTAAAGAGAAAAATAAACTGGGTATTGAAACTTCACAAATTGATGTTCAGGATCTGGCCTCTGCAAAAACGGTTTTACATGAGGGAGACTTAATGGTGGTTTATGGTCATACCAAAAACATCAAAAAACTGATCAAAAGCTTTTCCTAA
- a CDS encoding GIY-YIG nuclease family protein yields the protein MIKGYMYIVKCSDGSYYTGSTKDLEKRLIQHNNGTGAKYTARRLPVEICYYEEYSRIDEAFYREKQIQGWSRKKKEALMRGENELLPELAKKIFVKRNE from the coding sequence ATGATAAAAGGATATATGTACATAGTTAAATGCAGTGATGGTTCTTACTATACCGGAAGTACAAAAGATTTGGAAAAAAGATTGATTCAACACAACAACGGAACAGGTGCCAAATACACCGCCCGAAGATTACCAGTTGAAATATGCTATTATGAAGAATATTCACGTATAGATGAGGCTTTCTACCGCGAAAAACAGATACAGGGCTGGAGCAGAAAGAAAAAAGAGGCCCTTATGAGAGGAGAAAATGAACTCCTTCCTGAACTTGCTAAAAAGATTTTCGTGAAACGGAATGAATAA